The Gammaproteobacteria bacterium genome window below encodes:
- a CDS encoding cupin domain-containing protein, which produces MLSVVQLEPGSQSEVHSHPPEQWGVIIAGSGVPIQDGVEHPETIGDFWRTPGDVPHAFRAGPDGAMVLDIFSPPRDEYRTAGTGVFAPDS; this is translated from the coding sequence ATGTTGTCGGTGGTTCAGCTGGAACCTGGCAGTCAAAGTGAAGTGCATTCACATCCCCCGGAACAATGGGGCGTTATCATTGCGGGTAGCGGCGTTCCAATTCAGGATGGTGTGGAACATCCTGAAACCATCGGCGATTTTTGGCGCACACCAGGTGATGTACCGCATGCATTTCGAGCAGGTCCAGATGGGGCAATGGTGCTGGATATCTTCAGTCCGCCGCGGGACGAATATCGAACGGCCGGGACCGGGGTCTTCGCTCCAGATTCCTGA
- a CDS encoding branched-chain amino acid ABC transporter permease — protein sequence MIQYFIDGLVSGSIIALGAVGLSIAYNVLRFANFAQGEILAIGAYISMAFIVLMGAGIGSIGPISFGWPLLGSIVFSIAVTSVIVLVVDSVLFRVLRERAASRITFIIAAFGLSLIIRNVITLVAGADQMFLSFYIPRAIPIFGDIKVVPDDIVILVITAICVVSLHSFLSITTMGKKMRAVAENPILAMVNGINVKSVIRWSWVIGASLSAIAGTLHAHVTQLDPEMGFELILPMFAALIVGGVTNVYGAVLGGFLIGLTEAFAVAADLSAYRGAISFLIMIVVLIVRPQGIIGEKERDD from the coding sequence ATGATTCAGTACTTTATCGACGGCCTTGTTAGCGGTTCAATCATCGCACTTGGTGCCGTAGGCCTCAGCATTGCCTACAACGTATTACGATTTGCAAATTTTGCTCAAGGTGAAATTCTTGCAATTGGTGCATACATCTCCATGGCATTTATCGTGTTGATGGGCGCAGGGATTGGATCTATTGGCCCCATCTCATTTGGATGGCCTTTGCTTGGCTCAATAGTGTTTTCCATTGCGGTTACTAGTGTCATTGTCCTCGTGGTCGATTCGGTGCTTTTCCGTGTGCTCAGAGAGAGAGCAGCATCTCGAATTACATTCATAATTGCTGCATTTGGGTTATCGCTGATCATCCGAAATGTCATCACGCTGGTTGCGGGTGCGGACCAGATGTTCCTAAGCTTTTACATCCCACGAGCAATTCCGATATTTGGTGACATCAAGGTAGTACCAGATGACATTGTCATTCTTGTTATCACAGCTATTTGTGTGGTTTCCCTACATTCGTTTTTATCCATAACCACGATGGGCAAGAAAATGCGGGCGGTTGCAGAGAATCCAATCTTGGCGATGGTTAATGGCATTAACGTGAAATCTGTTATTCGATGGTCTTGGGTAATTGGTGCGTCGCTGTCGGCAATTGCGGGAACGCTACATGCTCATGTCACACAACTTGATCCCGAAATGGGGTTCGAACTCATACTCCCGATGTTTGCGGCGTTGATCGTGGGGGGTGTGACGAATGTCTATGGAGCGGTGCTCGGTGGATTCTTGATTGGTTTGACGGAAGCCTTTGCGGTCGCCGCAGATCTTTCTGCTTATCGTGGCGCGATATCATTTCTAATCATGATTGTTGTCCTAATTGTGAGACCTCAGGGAATCATAGGTGAGAAAGAAAGAGATGATTGA
- a CDS encoding fatty acid desaturase, producing MQDFIGAKGVISTERLAELSTRRNWPGLVQLAGHFGAIAATSWGLSVSWGSWWSMPLFILQGILLNYLYAPTHECDHLTAFKSRWLNIWVARLCGFVIFNPSDHHRWTHFVHHRNTQDWQKDTELERPEIRSAGQYLLALSGFPLIRSKLKRIWCHAFISADEWYLTPSQQQDVKQAARWHVTGYAVALGSALVLQSWWVLVFWWGPFFLMRWSYMLQGLGEHTGLTHQPHTLWNTRTFSTNWFMRWVNWNMTYHCVHHTFPGVPFYRLPTLHREVEQQLGYALPSTSYTKLHWRQFWAFREGRTELDICTEHENQLIAVGRLTGFPSKQA from the coding sequence ATGCAGGATTTTATCGGTGCCAAAGGTGTTATATCGACAGAACGACTTGCCGAGCTGTCGACGCGGCGTAACTGGCCGGGTCTGGTTCAGCTTGCCGGTCACTTCGGCGCGATTGCCGCCACGAGTTGGGGACTGTCTGTTAGCTGGGGCAGCTGGTGGAGTATGCCCCTGTTTATACTCCAAGGCATATTGCTGAACTATCTCTATGCACCCACCCACGAATGTGATCACCTGACTGCTTTCAAGTCACGCTGGCTGAATATCTGGGTGGCGAGGCTGTGTGGTTTCGTTATTTTCAATCCCAGTGACCATCATCGCTGGACACATTTTGTACACCATCGCAACACGCAGGACTGGCAAAAGGACACCGAGCTCGAGCGCCCGGAAATCCGCAGTGCCGGACAGTATCTGCTGGCCTTGAGCGGTTTCCCGCTGATCCGATCAAAGCTCAAAAGAATCTGGTGTCATGCTTTTATTAGCGCAGATGAATGGTATCTGACCCCATCACAGCAGCAGGACGTGAAACAGGCTGCGCGCTGGCATGTGACTGGCTACGCCGTCGCGCTTGGGAGTGCCCTCGTGTTGCAATCGTGGTGGGTGCTGGTGTTCTGGTGGGGTCCGTTTTTTCTGATGCGCTGGTCGTATATGCTGCAGGGGCTCGGAGAGCACACCGGCCTAACACATCAACCACACACCCTGTGGAATACGAGAACTTTCAGCACTAATTGGTTTATGCGATGGGTCAACTGGAACATGACTTATCACTGTGTGCATCATACGTTTCCCGGTGTTCCGTTCTACAGACTGCCTACATTGCATCGGGAAGTGGAGCAGCAGCTGGGCTATGCGCTGCCAAGCACGTCCTATACCAAACTCCATTGGCGACAGTTTTGGGCATTCCGAGAAGGTCGTACCGAACTCGATATTTGTACCGAACATGAAAATCAACTTATAGCAGTAGGCAGGCTAACCGGGTTTCCCTCGAAGCAGGCCTAA
- a CDS encoding branched-chain amino acid ABC transporter permease has protein sequence MRKKEMIDILSFFIFFFIICSFYIISSLGLNIQYGFTGMFNVGIAGFFAVGAYTSAIITGPDYPDTMFGGFELPILLGWICAIVVSGLAGVLVGLVTLRLREDFLAISTFGIAISIQLVALNAESVTRGPNGLYALPKPFSRFLDSAFMSNLCYLIICIVTIVFIYYALERVVKSPWGRVLRSIREDEVAAEALGKNVFLFRLQAFVLGCGIMGLAGAMYANFVRFISPQDFLPIFTIQVYVMLIVGGKGNNLGAIVGAIVIWGLWSASDSLINFIVTPDYQTQAASLRIIIVGMVLVLMLVFRPSGILPEKKHLSS, from the coding sequence GTGAGAAAGAAAGAGATGATTGATATCCTGTCATTTTTTATTTTCTTTTTCATTATTTGTTCTTTTTATATCATCAGTTCTCTAGGATTAAACATCCAATATGGGTTTACCGGCATGTTTAATGTTGGTATCGCGGGCTTCTTTGCAGTTGGGGCGTATACCAGTGCAATTATTACCGGTCCTGATTACCCGGATACCATGTTCGGTGGTTTCGAATTGCCTATACTTCTAGGCTGGATATGCGCGATTGTGGTTTCTGGTCTAGCTGGAGTGTTGGTTGGTTTGGTGACTTTGAGATTGCGAGAAGATTTTCTTGCGATTTCCACATTTGGAATAGCAATAAGTATTCAGTTGGTGGCGCTTAATGCAGAGTCGGTGACACGCGGGCCAAACGGGCTGTATGCACTACCCAAGCCATTTTCTCGATTCTTAGACTCTGCATTCATGAGCAATTTGTGCTATCTCATCATCTGTATCGTGACCATAGTATTCATTTACTACGCTCTTGAGCGTGTCGTGAAATCTCCCTGGGGCAGGGTGCTTCGTTCAATCAGAGAGGATGAAGTCGCCGCCGAGGCTTTGGGAAAAAATGTATTTTTGTTTCGTCTGCAAGCCTTTGTTCTTGGTTGTGGAATCATGGGATTGGCGGGTGCGATGTACGCAAATTTTGTCCGATTTATCAGTCCGCAAGATTTCTTGCCGATATTCACAATTCAGGTGTATGTGATGTTGATCGTTGGTGGAAAAGGCAACAACCTAGGTGCCATCGTCGGCGCAATTGTCATCTGGGGGTTGTGGTCTGCAAGTGATAGTCTAATCAATTTTATCGTAACCCCCGACTATCAGACACAAGCGGCATCCCTGCGAATAATTATTGTGGGGATGGTATTGGTGCTTATGCTGGTCTTTAGACCATCAGGAATATTACCCGAGAAAAAACACCTTTCGAGTTAG
- a CDS encoding MFS transporter, giving the protein MLFSALKSRRYRRYWFGSMGTVGASQLMLMAQGWLIFELSGSPMDLGVLGAAVSGPAIIVLLFGGVLADRFDRRVLLMTTSLITAVLLLVQAFLDYSGVVEVWHVLVLGCVIGIVTGFEWPVRQALFAKLITPDQMMSAVSLNSILWQGSRMILPALAGVLIAAAGTSVVFALGALGFVGMFFTLVGMQVERQAAATGGTGQQFAEGIRFIFTNRTFLVLIPLTWVWMFFGFSFNQLMPVFANSLGTQEIGFGALMSAVGLGSAVGTVLVSSFQQHRHLGVAMLAGLLCGGVALIGFGLTVAYGTAHLAFETALACTFFVGVFGSVYLITSMTVLQIAVPDALRGRVMGIHIISFYLMPLGGLFVGAIASTYNASIAVIVGAGVVLVVTIAVMISQHNIRRIDGRELSETVPNNRRPAGSVRAS; this is encoded by the coding sequence ATGTTGTTTTCAGCGCTGAAGTCCCGTCGTTACCGGCGTTACTGGTTTGGTTCCATGGGTACCGTGGGTGCCAGTCAGTTGATGCTGATGGCACAGGGGTGGCTGATTTTTGAACTCAGCGGATCGCCGATGGATCTTGGCGTGCTGGGTGCGGCCGTATCCGGACCGGCGATAATCGTTTTATTGTTTGGCGGCGTACTGGCCGACCGATTCGATCGCCGAGTGCTGTTGATGACCACATCGCTGATTACTGCAGTACTGCTGCTGGTTCAGGCGTTCCTCGACTATTCTGGTGTCGTCGAGGTTTGGCATGTCCTTGTGCTGGGTTGTGTGATCGGTATCGTGACGGGGTTTGAATGGCCTGTACGCCAGGCGTTGTTTGCGAAGCTGATTACACCGGACCAGATGATGAGTGCGGTGTCTTTGAATTCTATTCTTTGGCAGGGCAGCCGAATGATCCTACCGGCATTGGCCGGGGTACTGATCGCAGCGGCAGGCACGTCCGTTGTATTTGCATTGGGCGCACTCGGTTTTGTCGGGATGTTTTTCACACTGGTCGGTATGCAGGTAGAGCGTCAGGCGGCAGCGACTGGCGGTACTGGGCAACAGTTCGCCGAAGGTATCCGTTTTATTTTTACTAACCGGACATTTTTGGTGCTGATTCCCTTGACCTGGGTCTGGATGTTCTTTGGGTTTTCATTCAATCAGTTGATGCCAGTGTTCGCCAACAGCCTGGGCACCCAGGAAATCGGGTTTGGTGCACTGATGTCCGCTGTTGGGCTGGGTTCGGCAGTGGGCACTGTGCTGGTCTCATCGTTTCAGCAGCACCGACATCTTGGCGTCGCCATGCTGGCAGGCCTTCTGTGTGGGGGGGTCGCCTTGATAGGATTTGGACTCACGGTAGCTTACGGTACTGCACATCTGGCTTTTGAGACTGCACTGGCCTGTACGTTTTTTGTCGGCGTTTTCGGTTCGGTGTATTTGATCACCTCGATGACGGTGCTCCAGATAGCGGTACCCGATGCGCTAAGGGGTCGTGTGATGGGAATTCACATCATCAGTTTCTACCTGATGCCGCTGGGGGGATTGTTTGTGGGTGCGATCGCATCTACTTATAACGCATCGATCGCCGTGATCGTGGGTGCTGGTGTGGTGCTGGTTGTGACAATTGCCGTCATGATCAGTCAACATAACATTCGCCGGATTGATGGCCGTGAACTGTCCGAGACGGTCCCGAACAACCGCAGGCCAGCGGGGTCGGTGCGCGCCTCATGA
- a CDS encoding alpha/beta hydrolase translates to MAYRNYSSDQLEAQFVLDSVPFLDSLFERRLERSVRSRTRLEPVLNVPYSTHQEQMLDIFLDKTIEQNGCVQMFIHGGFWHSLDAKAFSFVADGFCEDGTVVIVIDYPMLPEANFPIIIDSCQRAVQWIYEHQSDLNIDPTNISISGNSAGGHLVTLLMDRLWPVEKGLPADVISTGCAISGLYDLEPVRQSTKNKILCISEDDVRMYSPIHNVPSEAGELLFIVGGNETEEFLFQQLEINESWSAAGLKSFATVVPNRNHIDIVMDEFADNGSKINRMIRNLMISD, encoded by the coding sequence ATGGCATATCGAAACTACAGTAGCGATCAGCTTGAGGCACAGTTTGTCCTCGACAGCGTGCCTTTTTTAGACTCATTGTTTGAGAGAAGGCTTGAAAGAAGTGTCCGGTCGCGGACAAGACTTGAACCGGTATTGAATGTACCCTACAGCACACATCAAGAGCAGATGTTAGATATTTTTCTTGATAAGACTATTGAGCAAAATGGTTGTGTTCAGATGTTTATCCATGGTGGATTCTGGCATTCACTGGATGCAAAGGCCTTCAGTTTTGTTGCTGATGGGTTCTGTGAAGATGGAACAGTTGTGATTGTCATCGACTATCCAATGCTTCCAGAAGCTAACTTCCCGATCATTATTGACTCTTGTCAGCGAGCTGTTCAATGGATATATGAGCATCAGTCAGATCTGAATATTGATCCAACTAACATTTCGATTTCGGGTAATTCGGCAGGAGGTCATCTGGTAACTTTGCTAATGGATAGATTATGGCCTGTGGAAAAGGGTCTTCCTGCTGATGTTATTTCTACAGGTTGTGCGATCAGCGGATTGTATGATCTAGAACCTGTCCGACAGAGTACTAAGAATAAAATACTATGTATTTCCGAGGACGATGTTCGCATGTATAGCCCCATTCACAATGTTCCGAGCGAAGCTGGAGAATTGCTATTCATTGTGGGTGGGAATGAGACCGAAGAATTTTTATTCCAGCAGTTAGAGATAAACGAGAGTTGGTCTGCGGCTGGCCTTAAGAGTTTTGCGACTGTCGTTCCGAATCGTAACCATATTGATATCGTGATGGACGAGTTTGCAGACAACGGCAGTAAAATCAATCGGATGATAAGAAATTTAATGATCAGTGATTAA
- a CDS encoding amidohydrolase family protein: protein MHDLIIRNAQIVDGTGNPAQWGDVAVDGGQITELGTGLGGGVEEVNADGLTLAPGIIDLHTHYDAQLTWDSSASPSTGLGVTTALIGNCGFTIAPCKPEHRDLTLRNLTHVEGMSLDALRTGVDWNFESYPEYLDLLERRGMVPNVASYCGHSSLRMWVLGEEASTRAATHDEVAQMKSILVEALSVGAVGFATSTLEQHNGENGIPMPSRLADEYEMLELTGALKEAGRGVFMLTKGMTTTIEFLEQISANNGRPVMIAAMFVDPNDPERVFREFSEIENARSRGRELWGQVGCFPLGMEFTIRHPYPLEAFLAWRPALEADGEERFRQILADVSFRDKIKAEARTKGVPNRFSYHQFDHLTIISVIEQRHQDLVQKTVGQLANASGKDPFDWLLDFALDDEMDAMFDCKLFNTEEDRVKDLLNHPHAAVTLSDAGAHLSFLCDAGFGLHLLGHWVRDREDLSLEQAVQAVTSRPADICRIADRGRIVAGQQADLMLFDPSTVGRGPRRRVTDLPGGNSRVDTPAVGLHGLWVNGTRVVDQNGLIADCGTPGHLLREFSGPG, encoded by the coding sequence ATGCACGACCTGATCATTCGTAATGCCCAGATTGTCGATGGCACAGGAAATCCGGCACAGTGGGGTGACGTTGCGGTAGACGGAGGGCAAATCACTGAGCTCGGCACTGGGCTTGGGGGAGGTGTCGAGGAAGTTAATGCGGACGGATTGACTCTGGCGCCCGGTATTATTGACTTGCATACCCACTACGATGCACAGCTGACCTGGGATTCTTCTGCGAGTCCGTCAACAGGTCTTGGGGTGACCACCGCACTCATCGGTAACTGCGGTTTCACTATTGCGCCATGCAAACCTGAGCACCGAGATCTGACTTTACGCAACTTGACACATGTCGAGGGTATGTCGCTGGATGCATTGCGAACAGGGGTCGACTGGAATTTTGAATCCTATCCCGAGTACCTCGATCTCCTAGAGAGGCGGGGCATGGTGCCGAATGTGGCCTCTTATTGCGGACATTCATCGCTTCGGATGTGGGTGCTGGGTGAAGAGGCATCAACGCGAGCTGCGACACACGATGAGGTTGCGCAGATGAAATCGATCCTCGTTGAAGCCCTGTCGGTCGGTGCAGTCGGTTTTGCGACATCGACTCTGGAACAGCACAACGGTGAGAACGGAATTCCGATGCCATCGCGTCTTGCCGATGAATACGAGATGTTGGAGCTGACTGGCGCCCTTAAGGAAGCAGGTCGAGGTGTTTTTATGCTGACCAAAGGGATGACGACAACGATAGAATTTCTGGAACAGATTTCTGCGAACAATGGCAGGCCGGTCATGATCGCAGCGATGTTCGTGGATCCCAATGATCCTGAACGCGTGTTCCGGGAATTCAGTGAAATAGAAAACGCTCGCAGTCGTGGCCGTGAACTGTGGGGCCAGGTGGGCTGTTTTCCACTGGGTATGGAGTTCACAATAAGGCATCCCTATCCGCTTGAAGCGTTTCTGGCCTGGCGACCTGCGCTTGAAGCTGACGGCGAAGAACGTTTTCGGCAGATACTGGCGGATGTATCATTCCGTGACAAGATCAAGGCAGAAGCACGTACAAAAGGCGTGCCCAACCGCTTTTCCTATCATCAGTTTGATCATTTGACGATCATCAGTGTGATTGAACAGCGACACCAGGACCTGGTTCAGAAAACCGTCGGTCAACTCGCGAACGCAAGCGGGAAGGATCCCTTTGACTGGTTACTGGATTTCGCGCTCGATGATGAGATGGATGCGATGTTCGACTGTAAGCTGTTCAATACTGAAGAAGATCGGGTAAAAGATCTGCTCAATCACCCCCATGCCGCCGTGACACTGTCGGACGCGGGTGCCCATCTGTCGTTTCTTTGTGACGCGGGATTTGGATTGCACCTTCTGGGTCACTGGGTACGGGACAGGGAAGATCTGTCGCTGGAGCAAGCTGTACAGGCAGTGACCAGCCGACCGGCTGATATCTGTCGAATCGCTGATCGAGGTCGGATCGTTGCTGGCCAGCAGGCTGATCTGATGCTTTTTGATCCGTCGACGGTGGGTCGCGGGCCGCGGCGACGGGTGACTGATCTTCCGGGGGGCAACAGCCGGGTCGACACCCCTGCTGTGGGCCTGCATGGACTGTGGGTGAACGGTACACGGGTGGTCGATCAGAATGGACTGATCGCAGATTGTGGTACGCCCGGTCATTTGTTGCGGGAATTCTCTGGTCCAGGTTGA
- a CDS encoding aldo/keto reductase yields MKPERLLLSPNYEISQVITGLWQVADLEKDGSNLDLEAAAENLVEYALEGFDTFDMADHYGSAELISGRAREILQLRQETCDNLNVARFHTKWCPKPGRMSPKVVRDAIDERADRLGVESVDLLQLHWWTFQHPGYLDAMEGLMLAHEGGRIANIGLTNFDTDHLLVLLRHGFPVVSNQVVVSLLDQRALGDMTTEVLKNGIKLFAYGVLAGGFLTERWLDKPEPGNSELNDWSKMKYKRFIDETGGWENLQIILRALTSVAQRHDVSVANVATRWVLDQPAVGAVIIGARLTESQHRQDNLTIFSFVLDEEDKSLIAESMADICRLKGDCGDEYREPPFLTATGDLSHHLDSLPTVYEPIAVPGKTDRTQVFSGTKWEKICGHSRAVRIGNRILVSGTTATHGQDVIVCRGDAPGQAVYILDKIKASVMSLGGSLSDIVRTRVYLQNAEDCEAVSLVHGRYFGDVCPANATFEISQLIDDYLVEIEAEAIVEG; encoded by the coding sequence ATGAAACCAGAACGGTTGTTGTTGTCGCCAAACTACGAGATCAGTCAAGTTATTACGGGTCTATGGCAAGTGGCAGATCTTGAAAAAGATGGGTCCAATCTCGATCTCGAAGCGGCAGCTGAGAATCTTGTTGAATATGCTTTGGAAGGTTTCGACACATTTGATATGGCTGATCACTATGGAAGCGCCGAGTTAATCTCTGGCCGGGCGAGGGAAATACTTCAACTTCGTCAAGAGACTTGCGACAATTTGAACGTAGCGCGGTTTCATACAAAGTGGTGTCCAAAGCCCGGCAGAATGTCACCCAAAGTAGTTCGAGATGCTATTGATGAGCGTGCAGATAGACTTGGTGTTGAATCGGTAGACCTGCTGCAGCTTCATTGGTGGACATTCCAGCACCCAGGATACTTAGATGCTATGGAGGGCCTCATGCTGGCACATGAAGGTGGTCGGATCGCCAATATTGGTTTAACCAACTTTGATACCGATCATTTATTGGTACTCCTTCGTCACGGTTTCCCGGTTGTTTCTAACCAGGTGGTGGTCTCACTGCTGGATCAACGTGCTTTGGGAGATATGACCACGGAGGTGTTGAAAAATGGCATCAAACTTTTTGCATATGGTGTTTTGGCAGGTGGATTTCTTACAGAAAGATGGTTAGACAAGCCGGAACCAGGGAATTCAGAATTGAATGACTGGAGCAAAATGAAATACAAGCGGTTTATAGATGAGACGGGAGGCTGGGAAAACTTACAAATTATCTTGCGAGCACTAACATCTGTTGCACAACGTCACGATGTCTCAGTAGCCAATGTTGCAACTCGCTGGGTTCTGGATCAACCGGCTGTAGGCGCAGTAATTATCGGCGCGAGACTGACCGAAAGCCAGCACCGACAAGATAATCTTACGATATTTTCTTTTGTTTTGGATGAGGAAGACAAGAGTCTGATCGCCGAATCGATGGCTGATATTTGCCGCCTAAAGGGCGACTGTGGTGATGAGTATCGTGAACCTCCTTTTTTGACTGCAACTGGTGATCTTAGTCACCATCTCGATTCGCTGCCTACTGTTTATGAGCCAATTGCTGTACCCGGAAAGACCGACCGCACTCAAGTGTTCAGCGGCACTAAATGGGAAAAGATCTGTGGGCATTCCCGAGCAGTCCGAATTGGAAACCGGATTCTGGTTAGTGGCACGACCGCAACCCACGGTCAGGACGTTATTGTTTGTCGAGGAGACGCTCCGGGGCAGGCGGTATATATACTCGATAAGATTAAGGCTAGTGTCATGTCTCTTGGTGGGTCTCTTTCTGATATCGTCCGCACGCGGGTTTATTTGCAGAACGCAGAAGATTGTGAAGCGGTATCTTTGGTTCATGGCCGTTATTTCGGTGACGTGTGCCCGGCAAATGCGACGTTTGAGATTTCACAGTTGATAGATGATTATCTGGTTGAGATCGAGGCAGAGGCGATAGTCGAAGGATAG
- a CDS encoding alpha/beta hydrolase, with protein MFESFERSQIDSNGCRINVVHSGSGPGLLLLHGYPQNHVEWHKVAPRLAENFTVVCPDLRGYGDSGKPPSSNDDLSTYCKRTSARDQIAVMRQLGHPQFHLVGHDRGVRVGLRLALDHPDSVLSFTNLDVMPSMEAFENMDASLAYSWFHWHLMRQPSPLPEIVFSTNPKLFLDFFLENWTSVSGSFTDAAYKEYLRCFSDPDTVRAMCADYRSVTLDMKHDNADRGTKLSCPVLVLWGSEMSKRPGWQTGKNLDMMEAWRARAPDVRGSALACGHFIPEEKPDELISELLKFLSSI; from the coding sequence ATGTTCGAAAGTTTTGAGCGATCACAGATAGACAGTAACGGCTGCCGAATCAACGTCGTTCATAGTGGTTCTGGACCCGGTCTGCTGTTGCTGCACGGCTACCCACAGAATCACGTCGAATGGCACAAAGTTGCTCCACGCCTAGCAGAGAATTTTACGGTCGTTTGCCCAGACCTTAGAGGGTATGGCGACAGCGGGAAACCACCTTCGTCAAATGACGACCTCTCAACTTATTGCAAACGGACCAGCGCCCGGGATCAGATTGCAGTGATGCGGCAACTCGGTCATCCGCAGTTCCACCTGGTTGGTCACGACCGCGGTGTCCGAGTTGGACTTCGTCTGGCACTTGACCATCCAGATTCTGTGCTGAGTTTTACCAACCTGGATGTCATGCCATCGATGGAGGCCTTTGAGAACATGGATGCCTCGCTCGCCTATTCCTGGTTCCACTGGCACCTGATGCGGCAACCATCACCGCTACCTGAAATTGTATTCAGTACCAATCCTAAACTTTTTCTCGACTTCTTTCTGGAAAACTGGACATCGGTATCGGGCAGTTTTACAGATGCCGCTTATAAAGAATACCTACGCTGCTTTTCAGACCCCGATACCGTGCGTGCCATGTGCGCAGACTACCGCAGTGTAACGCTCGACATGAAACACGATAATGCGGACCGGGGAACAAAGTTATCCTGTCCGGTGCTGGTACTGTGGGGTAGCGAAATGTCGAAACGACCTGGTTGGCAAACTGGGAAGAATCTGGACATGATGGAGGCTTGGCGTGCACGGGCGCCCGACGTTCGAGGCAGCGCACTTGCTTGCGGCCATTTTATACCCGAAGAAAAACCTGATGAGTTGATTTCCGAATTGCTCAAGTTTTTGTCATCAATATAA
- a CDS encoding flavin reductase family protein, whose amino-acid sequence MYYDSIENKHGLKHDPFKALIAPRPIGWISSISADGICNLAPYSFFNAVSDRPPYVMFSSADFKDSVRNIEQTGEFTCSMATWDTRGGMNISSASVPADTDEFPLSGLTPTTSKFVKPPRVKESPAAFECRHWKTVPLPDVVPGTENGHFVVIGHVVGIYIDDQFIDDGMVNTGAMQPIARMGYMEYSVVRPETVFAINRPAVNPDGTLADVDPGEWDGVYR is encoded by the coding sequence ATGTATTACGATTCAATTGAAAACAAACACGGCCTCAAGCACGACCCGTTCAAGGCACTGATTGCACCCCGACCGATTGGGTGGATCTCCAGTATCAGTGCAGACGGCATCTGTAATCTTGCGCCGTACAGCTTCTTCAATGCGGTCAGCGACCGGCCTCCTTATGTGATGTTTTCTTCTGCTGACTTCAAGGACAGTGTACGCAACATCGAGCAGACCGGCGAATTCACCTGCTCGATGGCGACCTGGGACACACGCGGGGGTATGAACATCTCTTCAGCATCGGTGCCGGCTGATACTGATGAATTTCCATTGTCGGGTCTGACACCAACTACTTCAAAATTTGTAAAACCGCCTCGGGTTAAGGAGAGTCCCGCCGCGTTCGAGTGCCGCCACTGGAAAACTGTGCCGTTACCCGATGTGGTGCCTGGCACCGAGAACGGTCATTTCGTTGTAATTGGGCATGTTGTCGGCATCTACATCGATGACCAGTTCATTGACGACGGTATGGTCAATACAGGAGCGATGCAACCCATCGCGCGCATGGGTTACATGGAGTACTCGGTGGTGAGACCAGAGACCGTATTTGCCATCAATCGGCCGGCCGTGAATCCCGATGGTACCCTTGCTGATGTTGATCCCGGTGAGTGGGACGGTGTCTATCGCTGA